The proteins below are encoded in one region of Triticum aestivum cultivar Chinese Spring chromosome 1B, IWGSC CS RefSeq v2.1, whole genome shotgun sequence:
- the LOC123136936 gene encoding alanine--glyoxylate aminotransferase 2 homolog 3, mitochondrial, translating to MQRLASSRRLLQAALAPGRAHSSLSAAAVAAAPENGAGAPKMPPFAYTPPPYDGPRVAEIAQKRAQFLSPSLFHFYDRPLNIVDGKMQYLFDEDGRRYLDAFGGIATVCCGHCHPDVIEAIVNQAKKIQHSTVLYLNHAIADFAEALAAKMPGDLKVVFFTNSGTEANELALMIARLYTGSHDIISLRNGYHGNAAATMGATAQSNWKFNVVQTGVHHALNPDPYRGAFGSDGEKYARDIQETIDYGTTGRVAGFISEAIQGVGGIVELAPGYLPAAYDMVRKAGGLCIADEVQAGVARTGSHFWGFEGQGVIPDIVTMAKGIGNGIPIGAVVTTPEIAKVLTRRSYFNTFGGNPVSTAAGHAVLKVLEKEKLQENAFVVGSYLKEKLNALKEKHDIIGDVRGKGLLLGVELVTDRQKKTPAKAEIAQVMNHMKDMGVLVGKGGFFGNVFRVTPPLCFSKEDSDFMIEVMDIALSKL from the exons ATGCAGCGCCTCGCCTCCTCCCGGAGGCTCCTCCAGGCCGCCCTCGCCCCCGGCCGGGCGCATTCCAGCCTCTCCGCGGCCGCGGTCGCCGCCGCGCCGGAGAATGGCGCCGGCGCCCCCAAGATGCCGCCGTTCGCGTACACGCCGCCGCCGTACGACGGGCCGCGGGTGGCGGAGATCGCCCAGAAGCGGGCCCAGTTCCTCAGCCCCTCGCTCTTCCACTTCTACGACCGCCCT TTGAACATAGTCGATGGAAAGATGCAGTACCTGTTCGATGAGGATGGCCGCCGCTACCTGGACGCTTTCGGTGGCATTGCGACCGTTTGTTGCGGGCACTGCCATCCTGATGTGATCGAAGCCATAGTCAACCAGGCAAAGAAGATACAGCACTCCACAGTTCTGTATCTGAACCATGCAATTGCGGACTTTGCTGAGGCTCTGGCGGCCAAAATGCCCGGTGATCTGAAG GTTGTTTTCTTCACAAATTCTGGCACGGAGGCAaatgagcttgcactgatgatcgCTCGGCTTTACACTGGTTCCCATGACATTATTTCACTTAGGAATGGATACCATGGGAATGCAGCTGCAACAATGGGTGCCACTGCTCAATCCAACTGGAAATTTAATGTTGTCCAG ACCGGAGTGCACCATGCTCTTAATCCAGACCCATATAGAGGCGCTTTCGGGTCAGACGGAGAGAAATATGCCAGAGATATTCAGGAAACCATTGACTATGGGACTACAGGAAGAGTTGCAGGTTTCATTTCAGAAGCCATACAG GGAGTTGGTGGAATAGTGGAATTAGCACCAGGatacctgcctgcggcctacgaTATGGTAAGGAAAGCTGGTGGCCTCTGCATCGCCGACGAAGTTCAGGCGGGGGTTGCGCGCACTGGAAGCCACTTCTGGGGATTCGAAGGGCAGGGCGTCATCCCTGATATAGTCACTATGGCAAAG GGCATAGGGAACGGAATACCGATAGGAGCGGTCGTTACCACACCTGAGATTGCTAAGGTGTTAACCCGCAGGAGCTACTTCAACACCTTCGGTGGTAACCCTGTCAGCACAGCTGCCGGCCACGCTGTTCTCAAGGTACTGGAGAAGGAGAAGCTGCAGGAGAATGCGTTCGTTGTTGGCTCCTACCTGAAGGAGAAACTTAACGCTCTGAAAGAGAAGCATGACA TTATCGGCGACGTTAGGGGGAAAGGCCTCCTTCTCGGGGTCGAGCTGGTGACCGATCGCCAGAAGAAAACTCCGGCGAAAGCTGAGATCGCGCAGGTCATGAACCACATGAAAG ATATGGGCGTGCTGGTGGGGAAGGGCGGTTTCTTCGGCAATGTGTTCAGGGTGACGCCTCCGTTGTGCTTCTCCAAGGAGGACTCCG ACTTCATGATCGAGGTGATGGACATCGCGCTTTCGAAGCTGTGA